A window of the Acidobacteriota bacterium genome harbors these coding sequences:
- a CDS encoding CehA/McbA family metallohydrolase gives MHPSLFVLLLLLAAGSGSIRAETKEVPLTQIPLLGNYVMNKPVAPHLGDAAEFAIRLLQWSDTNRPSILKVQRIIKGETYAQEWGANLNYNPLPLEGVVDLMSDAYQQLESPRLVKLEISDRIEVLQAPERLDLLQSLVIPVPFVVRNSGTGQVQVTVRSGTEGVKVQEELRTLGAGQSLGWFVPVSLEGWSGGAVGLKLDAGALSQEISLPTRAWDSGTVKVRVLDENGRPTQARVYLNGPDGKSYTPAGAQPHITNGDYRQPYGGEYYFYADGGFEAGVPAGTVSLEVVKGLEYAPLARKVQVAKGQAKKVEFRLKRTWDMGAKGWWSGDTHLHANLFHDPITGADDRIKPKDVLLVVKAEDLNVAHMLACNSEDGYVYERKRVEGRPNALSEERHILYWNEEMRNLRLYGHMGFLRIKSFVEPAFVGWPGTTHPQDDPANYYQAVKAKAQNAAVIYVHPGLPSEYPVDIALGVVDTIDVMCQGDEEKNTAHWYQLLNAGFRCPISAGTDSYLDLPYHLIPGAGRVYVKSGPRLDYSDWIDAYLEGKSFATNAPMVTFTVNGREAGSVFTWEKGALQVKVEAEAESHIPMSSIELVVNGRVVETEKARDEGKRVRLRKGLEVTDSCWMAVRVRGEAHRLLPNDAALYAHTSPVYLSFKNRPVRSHAAAQFFVEQIDLLIQRVHDRGQFSHEREKQKTVDLFRKGQAIYREMLEEEETEAVPVRFGHYSR, from the coding sequence ATGCATCCATCGCTGTTCGTCCTGCTACTGCTTCTTGCCGCCGGTTCCGGCTCGATCAGGGCGGAGACCAAAGAGGTTCCTCTGACCCAGATCCCCCTGTTGGGCAACTACGTCATGAACAAGCCGGTGGCTCCCCACCTGGGGGACGCCGCAGAGTTCGCCATCCGGCTGCTCCAGTGGTCGGATACGAATCGGCCCTCCATCCTCAAGGTTCAGCGCATCATCAAGGGAGAGACCTACGCCCAGGAATGGGGGGCCAATCTGAACTACAACCCGCTGCCCTTGGAGGGCGTGGTCGACCTGATGAGCGACGCCTATCAGCAATTGGAGAGTCCGCGACTGGTGAAACTGGAGATCTCGGACCGGATCGAAGTCCTTCAGGCGCCCGAACGTTTGGATCTCCTGCAATCGCTGGTGATTCCCGTCCCCTTTGTCGTCAGAAATTCGGGAACCGGTCAGGTCCAGGTGACGGTCCGTAGCGGGACCGAGGGTGTGAAAGTCCAGGAAGAACTCCGAACTCTGGGCGCGGGACAGAGTCTGGGTTGGTTCGTCCCTGTCTCACTGGAAGGATGGAGCGGCGGCGCCGTAGGTTTGAAGCTCGATGCCGGAGCTTTGTCGCAGGAGATTTCGCTTCCCACCCGGGCCTGGGACTCGGGGACGGTGAAGGTCAGAGTTCTGGATGAAAACGGACGGCCGACCCAGGCCCGCGTGTATCTCAACGGACCCGATGGAAAGTCGTACACACCCGCGGGAGCGCAGCCTCATATCACCAACGGCGACTACCGTCAGCCCTATGGCGGCGAGTATTACTTCTATGCCGACGGCGGTTTCGAAGCGGGCGTTCCGGCCGGGACCGTCTCTCTGGAGGTGGTCAAGGGCCTGGAATACGCCCCGTTGGCCCGAAAGGTCCAGGTCGCCAAGGGACAGGCCAAGAAGGTGGAGTTCCGGTTGAAACGGACCTGGGACATGGGCGCCAAGGGTTGGTGGTCGGGCGACACCCACCTGCATGCCAATCTCTTCCACGATCCCATCACCGGCGCGGACGATCGGATCAAGCCGAAGGACGTCCTCCTCGTGGTGAAGGCCGAAGATCTGAACGTGGCCCATATGCTGGCCTGCAACAGCGAGGACGGTTACGTCTACGAGCGCAAGCGCGTGGAGGGCCGGCCCAACGCGCTGTCGGAAGAGCGGCACATCCTCTACTGGAACGAAGAGATGCGCAACCTGCGCCTCTACGGTCACATGGGCTTTCTGAGGATCAAGAGCTTCGTGGAGCCGGCCTTCGTGGGCTGGCCCGGCACCACCCATCCCCAGGACGACCCGGCCAACTACTACCAGGCCGTCAAGGCCAAGGCGCAAAACGCCGCCGTCATCTACGTCCACCCTGGTCTCCCCAGCGAGTACCCGGTGGACATCGCCCTGGGAGTCGTGGACACCATAGACGTCATGTGCCAGGGCGACGAAGAGAAGAACACGGCCCACTGGTACCAGCTTCTGAACGCGGGATTCCGCTGTCCCATCTCGGCCGGGACCGACAGCTACCTCGACCTGCCCTACCATCTCATTCCGGGGGCGGGGCGGGTCTATGTGAAGTCGGGTCCCCGGCTCGACTATTCCGACTGGATCGACGCCTATCTGGAGGGAAAGAGCTTTGCCACCAACGCCCCCATGGTCACCTTCACAGTGAACGGCCGGGAGGCGGGTTCGGTGTTTACGTGGGAGAAGGGGGCGCTCCAGGTTAAGGTGGAGGCCGAGGCCGAGTCCCACATTCCCATGTCCAGCATCGAACTGGTGGTCAACGGGCGCGTGGTGGAGACCGAAAAGGCGCGTGACGAGGGCAAGCGGGTCCGTTTGAGGAAGGGTCTGGAGGTCACGGACAGCTGCTGGATGGCGGTCCGGGTCCGGGGCGAGGCGCACCGGCTTCTTCCCAACGACGCCGCCCTCTATGCCCATACCAGTCCCGTATACCTCAGCTTCAAGAACCGGCCTGTCCGTTCCCACGCCGCCGCCCAGTTCTTCGTCGAGCAGATCGATCTCTTGATCCAGCGCGTCCACGACAGAGGCCAGTTCAGCCACGAGCGGGAGAAACAAAAGACCGTAGACCTCTTCCGGAAAGGGCAGGCGATCTATCGGGAGATGCTGGAAGAGGAGGAGACTGAAGCGGTCCCGGTGCGCTTCGGGCACTATTCCAGATAG